One part of the Thioalbus denitrificans genome encodes these proteins:
- a CDS encoding diacylglycerol/polyprenol kinase family protein yields the protein MILSAVLNPWLVAALTFGLALALLGALRVYQVRARPRPELARKLFHLSGGLFGLSLPWLFDALAPVLALAAAMTGLFAALRTVPALRDGPGQVLAGVRRRSVGEFCFVASFCLLFWLARGDRLLYAVPLLVLAVADTFAALVGAEYGISRFRTWKGRKSLEGSAAFFLAAFLCVWLPLRLFTDTPRLESLFIGVNLALMVMMAEAAAWWGLDNLVIPLFGFALLKIFLPMEAVQLAGHLAFLLAISLFVRLWRSRTTLADDALFGVSLWGYGAWALADWRWVVPPLLVILTYTAVTRRTPHDHFRAFNFPVVLANITAGLLWLLLYRASGLADGFYFYPFATAFAANLAIIALVRNRHADPGAPWPWALLAAIGKGALLLAPSLLLVDGVTPAAAVNLLVGTVAVVISTAAFALLQPALADYPVGTARWLRQALVTTGGSALVLLPHLGLPWELGP from the coding sequence ATGATCCTGTCCGCGGTGCTCAATCCCTGGCTGGTGGCGGCGCTCACCTTCGGCCTGGCGCTGGCGCTGCTCGGCGCGCTGCGGGTCTACCAGGTGCGCGCGCGCCCCCGGCCCGAGCTGGCGCGCAAGCTCTTCCACCTGTCAGGCGGCCTGTTCGGGCTGTCGCTGCCCTGGCTGTTCGACGCGCTGGCGCCGGTGCTGGCGCTGGCCGCCGCGATGACGGGCCTGTTCGCCGCCCTGCGGACCGTGCCCGCGCTCCGGGACGGGCCCGGCCAGGTGCTGGCCGGCGTCCGGCGCAGGAGCGTCGGCGAGTTCTGCTTCGTCGCCAGCTTCTGCCTGCTGTTCTGGCTGGCGCGGGGGGATCGCCTCCTCTACGCCGTGCCGTTGCTGGTGCTGGCGGTGGCCGACACCTTCGCCGCCCTGGTCGGTGCGGAGTACGGCATCTCCCGGTTCCGGACCTGGAAGGGCCGCAAGAGCCTGGAGGGCTCGGCGGCCTTCTTCCTGGCGGCCTTCCTGTGCGTCTGGCTCCCGCTGCGGCTGTTCACCGACACCCCGCGGCTGGAGAGCCTGTTCATCGGGGTGAACCTGGCCCTGATGGTGATGATGGCCGAGGCTGCGGCCTGGTGGGGGCTGGACAATCTCGTCATCCCCCTGTTCGGCTTCGCCCTGCTGAAGATATTCCTGCCCATGGAGGCGGTGCAGCTGGCCGGGCACCTGGCCTTCCTGCTGGCCATCTCCCTGTTCGTCCGCCTCTGGCGCTCCCGGACCACGCTGGCCGACGACGCCCTGTTCGGCGTCTCGCTCTGGGGCTACGGGGCCTGGGCGCTGGCGGACTGGCGCTGGGTCGTCCCGCCGCTGCTGGTCATCCTGACCTACACGGCCGTCACCCGGCGCACCCCCCACGACCACTTCCGGGCCTTCAACTTCCCCGTGGTGCTGGCCAACATCACCGCCGGCCTGCTGTGGCTGCTGCTCTACCGGGCCTCGGGGCTGGCGGACGGATTCTACTTCTACCCCTTCGCCACCGCCTTTGCCGCCAATCTCGCCATCATCGCCCTGGTGCGCAACCGTCACGCCGACCCCGGGGCGCCGTGGCCGTGGGCGCTGCTGGCCGCCATCGGCAAGGGCGCGCTGCTGCTCGCCCCCTCCCTGCTCCTGGTGGACGGCGTGACGCCGGCGGCGGCCGTCAACCTGCTGGTCGGCACCGTGGCCGTGGTGATCTCGACGGCCGCCTTCGCGCTGCTGCAGCCCGCGCTCGCCGACTACCCCGTCGGCACCGCCCGCTGGCTGCGCCAGGCCCTGGTCACCACCGGCGGCTCGGCGCTCGTGCTGCTGCCCCACCTGGGACTGCCCTGGGAGCTGGGCCCGTGA
- a CDS encoding LTA synthase family protein, whose translation MSRLRSALGSLLPKLLPVASTAIFYAIYYLVSALQFDVSIAYRAVPYDFLLQLLVAYALFALSRRKWVFVVLQGLLMAVLYVGNAVKISFFGGPIMPDDVYALRSLLLILEGWQFLAAALPLAMITALLLFNFTLRHWSAYLASMVLILLGVTLVYKPAAILEPLDRRFGNSVWDQRSNYLYRGATLYSLQEGARYFADADEPPDRDAALAAANRLLGDDPQAAAADDGFTPRNVHIVLLESFWDPTLLAKADYSRDPLTPEFRRLWQRSGHAEAMSPVFGGYTANAEFEILCGFPVVKDSVKFERRLLNDAPCLPHLLAERGYRTIASHPNVPVFWNRVNAYRRLGFQTYWSIQDFRRDDMNREFLSDASLYRQVLEKIAAPLEAGQPVLDYIVTYFGHWNYPLSVSRPGLITSPSRVEEVSTYANAVYYKSRELMEFLDALQKRDPDGIIVVFGDHLPYMGENFSGYVDSGVLASKRSDFTAEMFRFYASTPMIVIDGPRGPVRTGDLPIYEVPALLLGLLGYDEPTIMDYTRAPEGMRVRPLPGLHYDLLDDGRVEVCKEPPFTPACERSSRWLRDVLTVNDDLFVGGQHTRQ comes from the coding sequence ATGTCCAGACTCAGATCCGCGCTCGGATCCCTGCTGCCGAAGCTCCTTCCCGTCGCCTCCACGGCAATCTTCTACGCGATCTACTACCTGGTCAGCGCACTGCAGTTCGACGTGAGCATCGCCTACCGGGCGGTGCCCTACGACTTCCTGCTGCAGCTGCTGGTCGCCTACGCGCTGTTCGCGCTGTCACGCCGCAAGTGGGTGTTCGTGGTCCTGCAGGGGCTGCTGATGGCGGTGCTCTACGTGGGCAACGCGGTGAAGATTTCCTTCTTCGGCGGGCCCATCATGCCCGACGATGTCTATGCCCTGCGTTCGCTGCTGCTGATCCTGGAGGGCTGGCAGTTCCTGGCCGCGGCCCTGCCGCTGGCCATGATCACGGCGCTGCTGCTGTTCAACTTCACCCTGCGCCACTGGAGCGCCTACCTGGCCAGCATGGTCCTGATACTGCTGGGGGTGACGCTGGTCTACAAGCCCGCGGCCATACTGGAGCCGCTGGACCGGCGCTTCGGCAACTCGGTGTGGGACCAGCGCTCAAACTACCTGTACCGCGGCGCCACCCTCTACTCCCTGCAGGAGGGCGCGCGCTACTTCGCCGATGCCGACGAGCCGCCGGATCGGGACGCCGCGCTGGCCGCCGCCAACCGGCTGCTGGGCGACGACCCGCAGGCGGCCGCCGCGGACGACGGCTTCACGCCGCGCAACGTGCACATCGTGCTGCTGGAGTCGTTCTGGGACCCGACCCTGTTGGCGAAGGCCGACTACAGCCGGGACCCGCTGACACCGGAGTTCCGCCGGCTCTGGCAGCGCTCCGGCCACGCCGAGGCCATGAGCCCGGTGTTCGGCGGCTACACGGCCAACGCCGAGTTCGAGATCCTGTGCGGCTTCCCGGTGGTGAAGGACAGCGTGAAGTTCGAGCGCCGGCTGCTGAACGACGCGCCCTGCCTGCCCCACCTGCTGGCCGAGCGCGGCTACCGCACCATCGCCTCGCACCCGAACGTGCCGGTGTTCTGGAACCGCGTCAACGCCTACCGGCGCCTTGGTTTCCAGACCTACTGGTCGATCCAGGACTTCCGGCGCGACGACATGAACCGCGAGTTCCTCTCCGACGCCTCCCTCTACCGCCAGGTGCTGGAGAAGATCGCCGCGCCGCTCGAGGCCGGGCAGCCCGTGCTCGACTACATCGTGACCTACTTCGGCCACTGGAATTATCCCCTGAGCGTCTCCCGCCCCGGTCTCATCACCTCGCCGTCCCGGGTCGAGGAGGTGAGCACCTACGCCAACGCGGTCTACTACAAGTCCCGCGAGCTGATGGAGTTCCTCGACGCGCTGCAGAAACGCGATCCGGACGGCATCATCGTGGTGTTCGGCGATCACCTGCCCTACATGGGCGAGAACTTCTCCGGCTACGTGGACTCGGGCGTGCTCGCGTCGAAGCGCAGCGACTTCACCGCGGAGATGTTCCGGTTCTACGCCAGCACGCCGATGATCGTCATCGACGGCCCGCGCGGGCCGGTGCGGACCGGCGACCTGCCCATCTACGAGGTGCCGGCGCTGCTGCTCGGGCTGCTCGGCTACGACGAGCCGACCATCATGGACTACACCCGCGCCCCGGAGGGCATGCGGGTGCGCCCCCTGCCGGGGCTGCACTACGACCTGCTCGACGACGGCCGGGTCGAGGTCTGCAAGGAGCCGCCCTTCACGCCCGCCTGCGAGCGATCCTCGCGCTGGCTGCGGGACGTGCTGACGGTCAACGACGATCTGTTCGTCGGCGGGCAGCACACGCGCCAGTAG
- a CDS encoding DUF2238 domain-containing protein, giving the protein MTRYHKFLLLFFAAVWTWAAIGPKYPHDWLLENYLVFIFVPLILLVSRYFRLSDLSYTLITLFMALHVVGSHYTYAEVPFGYDLQQWLGAGRNMYDRLVHFSFGLLLAYPLREMFLRIARTRGVWGLWLPIELVLAFSAGYEIIEWLVAARVDPEAGLAFLGTQGDIWDAQKDMLLAGAGAVLAMGIVALVHWRYDPGFARELRESLSIRGGEAPLGEVKLRDLLGRRRRP; this is encoded by the coding sequence ATGACCCGTTACCACAAGTTTCTGCTGCTGTTCTTCGCCGCGGTCTGGACCTGGGCCGCCATCGGTCCGAAGTATCCCCACGACTGGCTGCTGGAGAACTACCTGGTCTTCATCTTCGTCCCCCTCATCCTGCTGGTCAGCCGCTATTTCCGCCTGTCCGATCTCTCCTACACCCTCATCACCCTGTTCATGGCGCTGCACGTGGTCGGCTCCCACTACACCTACGCCGAGGTGCCCTTCGGCTACGACCTGCAGCAGTGGCTGGGGGCGGGCCGCAACATGTACGACCGGCTGGTCCACTTCTCCTTCGGGCTGCTGCTGGCCTATCCCCTGCGCGAGATGTTCCTGCGCATCGCCAGGACGCGGGGGGTGTGGGGCCTCTGGCTGCCCATCGAGCTGGTGCTGGCCTTCTCCGCCGGCTACGAGATCATCGAGTGGCTGGTGGCCGCCCGGGTGGACCCGGAGGCCGGCCTGGCGTTCCTGGGCACCCAGGGCGACATCTGGGATGCCCAGAAGGACATGCTGCTGGCGGGGGCGGGCGCCGTTCTGGCGATGGGAATCGTGGCCCTGGTGCACTGGCGCTACGATCCCGGCTTCGCCCGCGAGCTCCGGGAGAGCCTCTCCATCCGGGGCGGCGAGGCGCCGCTGGGCGAGGTGAAGCTGCGCGACCTGCTCGGGCGGCGGCGCAGGCCCTGA
- the glgP gene encoding alpha-glucan family phosphorylase, which yields MRRYRPRAEELPGPLAPLVDLITDLRWTWSHAGDRLWEAMDPDSWAVTENPYVILQNLPRGRLESLAGDARFLEHLRSLTEARDAYCARPGWFSAQHGDAGLRGVAYFSMEFGLGEALPLYAGGLGVLAGDHLKSASDLGLPLVGVGLLYQEGYFHQVLDADGRQLELYPYNDTTTLPVEPVEGPDGAWLWVPIHLPGRTLRLRAWKAQVGRIPLYLLDSNDPLNMPADRGITGKLYGGGAEQRLLQEIALGIGGWRLIEALALEVDVCHLNEGHAAFVTLERARAFMERHGVDLREALWATRPGNVFTTHTPVAAAFDTYDYELLDKYARHYAERLGVPAGELAALGRIDGDDDGELFNMAWLAARTCGSINGVSRLHGEVSRAIFQPLYPDWPRSEVPVGHVTNGVHVPSWDSAWADALWTEACGKDRWLGHHEPLEEPMAAVDDATLWDLRGRQRADLVHRARRRLHRQLAQRGEADVAVAGEVLDPNILTIGFARRFTDYKRPNLLLRDPERLARLLNDPDRPVQVIVAGKAHPEDALGKRYVRAWARFAQQPEVRRRVVFMEDYDIALAQELVQGVDVWINTPRRPWEASGTSGMKVLVNGGLNLSSLDGWWAEAWEPEVGWALGDNRPDVGEEEDARDAEALYRLLEAEVVTAFYDRDEAGIPRAWVARMRASMARLAPRFSTNRMVQEYVERHYLPAAREVGRRRADNGAAGRNLQAWSAALRHDWDEIHWGQRRVTHVEDGWEMEIQVYLGDLPPDAVAVEIYADPDPERGAPAVRQALERDGEIPGASNGYRYRGRILTDRPAEHFTPRVVPWHPDARVPAELGLVLWWRE from the coding sequence ATGAGACGCTACCGCCCCCGGGCCGAGGAGCTGCCCGGGCCGCTGGCCCCGCTGGTGGACCTCATCACCGATCTGCGCTGGACCTGGAGCCACGCCGGCGACCGGCTGTGGGAGGCCATGGACCCGGACAGCTGGGCGGTCACCGAGAACCCCTACGTCATCCTCCAGAACCTTCCCCGCGGCCGCCTCGAGTCGCTGGCCGGGGATGCCCGGTTCCTGGAGCACCTGCGCTCCCTCACCGAGGCCCGCGACGCCTACTGCGCGCGCCCCGGCTGGTTCAGCGCCCAGCACGGCGACGCCGGGCTGCGGGGGGTGGCCTACTTCAGCATGGAGTTCGGGCTCGGCGAGGCCCTGCCGCTCTACGCGGGAGGGCTCGGCGTGCTGGCCGGCGATCACCTCAAGTCCGCCAGCGACCTGGGGCTGCCGCTGGTGGGCGTGGGCCTGCTCTACCAGGAGGGCTACTTCCACCAGGTGCTCGATGCCGACGGCCGCCAGCTGGAGCTCTACCCCTACAACGACACCACCACCCTGCCGGTGGAGCCGGTGGAGGGACCGGACGGCGCCTGGCTGTGGGTACCCATCCACCTGCCCGGGCGCACCCTGCGGCTGCGGGCCTGGAAGGCGCAGGTGGGGCGGATTCCCCTCTACCTGCTCGACAGCAACGACCCCCTGAACATGCCCGCCGACCGCGGCATCACCGGCAAGCTCTACGGCGGCGGCGCCGAGCAGCGGCTGCTGCAGGAGATCGCGCTCGGCATCGGCGGCTGGCGCCTCATCGAGGCCCTGGCGCTGGAGGTGGACGTCTGCCACCTGAACGAGGGCCATGCCGCCTTCGTCACCCTGGAGCGGGCGCGCGCCTTCATGGAGCGCCACGGGGTCGATCTGCGCGAGGCCCTGTGGGCCACCCGGCCCGGCAACGTCTTCACCACCCACACCCCGGTGGCGGCCGCCTTCGACACCTACGACTACGAGCTGCTGGACAAGTACGCCCGCCACTACGCCGAGCGGCTCGGCGTGCCCGCCGGCGAGCTGGCGGCGCTCGGCCGCATCGACGGCGACGACGACGGCGAGCTGTTCAACATGGCCTGGTTGGCGGCGCGCACCTGCGGCTCCATCAACGGCGTCAGCCGGCTGCACGGCGAGGTCAGCCGCGCCATCTTCCAGCCCCTCTACCCGGACTGGCCCCGGTCCGAGGTGCCGGTGGGGCATGTCACCAACGGCGTCCACGTCCCCTCCTGGGACTCGGCCTGGGCCGACGCCCTGTGGACCGAGGCCTGCGGCAAGGACCGCTGGCTCGGCCACCACGAGCCCCTGGAAGAGCCGATGGCCGCGGTGGACGACGCCACCCTGTGGGATCTGCGCGGACGCCAGCGCGCCGACCTGGTCCACCGGGCCCGGCGGCGCCTGCACCGCCAGCTGGCCCAGCGCGGCGAGGCGGACGTGGCCGTGGCCGGCGAGGTGCTGGATCCCAACATACTCACCATCGGCTTCGCCCGCCGCTTCACCGACTACAAGCGCCCCAACCTGCTGCTGCGCGACCCGGAGCGTCTCGCCCGGCTGCTCAACGACCCGGACCGTCCGGTGCAGGTCATCGTGGCCGGCAAGGCCCACCCGGAGGACGCGCTCGGCAAGCGCTACGTGCGCGCCTGGGCCCGCTTCGCCCAGCAGCCGGAAGTGCGCCGCCGGGTGGTGTTCATGGAGGACTACGACATCGCGCTGGCCCAGGAGCTGGTGCAGGGGGTGGACGTCTGGATCAATACCCCGAGGCGCCCCTGGGAGGCGAGCGGCACCAGCGGCATGAAGGTGCTGGTCAACGGCGGCCTCAACCTCTCCTCCCTGGACGGCTGGTGGGCCGAGGCGTGGGAGCCGGAGGTAGGCTGGGCCCTGGGCGACAACCGCCCCGACGTGGGCGAGGAGGAGGACGCCCGCGACGCCGAGGCCCTCTACCGGCTGCTGGAGGCGGAGGTCGTCACCGCCTTCTACGACCGCGACGAGGCCGGCATCCCCCGGGCCTGGGTGGCGCGGATGCGCGCCAGCATGGCCCGCCTCGCCCCCCGCTTCAGCACCAACCGCATGGTGCAGGAGTACGTGGAGCGCCACTACCTCCCCGCCGCGCGGGAAGTCGGCCGGCGCCGCGCCGACAACGGCGCTGCGGGGCGCAATCTCCAGGCCTGGAGCGCGGCGCTGCGCCACGACTGGGACGAGATCCACTGGGGCCAGCGCCGGGTCACCCACGTCGAGGACGGCTGGGAGATGGAGATCCAGGTCTACCTGGGCGACCTGCCGCCCGACGCCGTGGCGGTGGAGATCTACGCCGATCCCGACCCGGAGCGCGGCGCCCCCGCGGTGCGCCAGGCGCTGGAGCGCGACGGCGAGATCCCGGGGGCGAGCAACGGCTACCGCTACCGGGGGCGCATCCTCACCGACCGCCCCGCCGAACACTTCACCCCCCGCGTCGTCCCCTGGCACCCGGACGCCCGGGTACCCGCGGAACTGGGCCTGGTGCTGTGGTGGCGGGAATGA
- a CDS encoding AMP-binding protein: MNLVELLDRAARAAPGTPAFIDGPAGRERVTTYADLERRSRRLASLFAAAGLRAGDGMAVMLPMSATLYTVIAAAWRLGLVPVFMDPAAGGRRLAECARRYPLRAFVGTPAACLLRLATRALREIPAAFVAGPFFPGARSLGAARRLPPHGETHPCTDDSPAMVAFTSGSTGRPKGMLRTHGLLRATHAVLSAHVRPGRGEVALATLPVFTLSNLARGATSLIPDVDLRRPGAVDPGRLTAQLERWQARSAVASPALLERIADYCLRRGHRIDGLREIFVGGAPVFPGLLEKLRLAAPRAGVRVLYGSTEAEPIALVQDVELGEAEMAQMVRGGGLLVGRPIPEIELRILRETGARSPPGEPEEAAPGQPGEIVVAGPHVVPGYLGGEGDGETKLAMAGRTWHRTGDAGRIDGQGRLWLLGRCSARIEDSRGILYPYAVEAGLSRHPGIARSAFLSHGGERLLVLEPRRGAVVDVPDLLGPLAWAGVEAVVLVRRLPVDARHNAKVDYPALRRVLDRGGWLRRVEVRG, from the coding sequence GTGAACCTCGTGGAGCTGCTGGACCGGGCCGCCCGGGCCGCCCCCGGCACCCCGGCGTTCATCGACGGGCCCGCCGGCCGCGAGCGGGTCACCACCTACGCCGACCTCGAGCGCCGCTCGCGCCGCCTGGCGAGCCTCTTCGCCGCGGCCGGGCTGCGGGCCGGCGACGGAATGGCGGTCATGCTGCCCATGTCGGCGACGCTCTACACGGTCATCGCGGCGGCCTGGCGGCTGGGGCTGGTGCCCGTGTTCATGGACCCCGCGGCCGGCGGGAGGCGGCTGGCGGAGTGCGCCCGCCGCTATCCCCTGCGCGCCTTCGTGGGCACCCCCGCGGCCTGCCTGCTGCGGCTCGCCACCCGGGCGCTGCGGGAGATTCCCGCCGCCTTCGTCGCCGGCCCCTTTTTTCCGGGCGCGCGCTCCCTGGGCGCGGCGCGGCGCCTGCCGCCCCATGGGGAGACCCATCCCTGCACGGACGACTCCCCGGCCATGGTCGCCTTCACCAGCGGCAGCACCGGCCGGCCCAAGGGGATGCTGCGCACCCACGGGCTGCTGCGGGCCACCCACGCGGTGCTCTCCGCCCATGTGCGCCCCGGGCGCGGCGAGGTCGCGCTGGCGACGCTGCCGGTGTTCACCCTGAGCAACCTCGCCCGCGGGGCGACGAGCCTGATCCCGGACGTGGACCTGCGCCGCCCGGGTGCGGTCGATCCCGGCCGCCTGACCGCACAGCTGGAGCGCTGGCAGGCGCGCAGCGCCGTCGCCTCGCCGGCCCTGCTGGAGCGGATCGCGGATTACTGCCTCCGGCGCGGCCACCGCATCGACGGGTTGCGGGAGATCTTCGTCGGCGGGGCGCCGGTCTTCCCGGGGCTGCTGGAGAAGCTGCGCCTGGCCGCGCCCCGGGCCGGGGTCCGGGTGCTCTACGGCTCCACCGAGGCCGAGCCCATCGCCCTGGTCCAGGACGTGGAGCTGGGGGAGGCGGAGATGGCGCAGATGGTGCGGGGTGGGGGACTGCTGGTGGGGCGTCCGATCCCGGAGATCGAACTGCGGATCCTGCGCGAAACCGGGGCCCGATCCCCGCCCGGGGAGCCGGAGGAGGCGGCGCCCGGGCAGCCGGGCGAGATCGTGGTGGCGGGACCCCACGTGGTACCGGGCTATCTCGGCGGCGAGGGCGACGGGGAGACCAAGCTCGCCATGGCGGGGCGCACGTGGCACCGCACCGGCGACGCCGGCCGGATCGACGGGCAGGGTCGGCTGTGGCTGCTGGGCCGCTGCTCCGCGCGCATCGAGGACAGCCGCGGTATCCTCTACCCCTACGCCGTGGAGGCGGGGCTGTCGCGCCATCCCGGCATCGCCCGCAGCGCCTTCCTCTCCCACGGCGGCGAGCGGCTGCTGGTGCTGGAGCCGCGCCGGGGGGCGGTCGTGGACGTGCCCGATCTCCTCGGGCCGCTCGCCTGGGCCGGGGTGGAGGCCGTCGTGCTGGTGCGGCGCCTCCCGGTCGACGCGCGGCACAATGCGAAGGTGGATTATCCGGCGCTGCGCCGGGTCCTGGACCGGGGCGGATGGCTGCGCCGCGTCGAGGTCCGCGGCTGA
- a CDS encoding GNAT family N-acetyltransferase, which produces MTLTLASLRDADLARFCSLSAPDGPDPGQVRSHGPDALILAAGAGAPDARASLWWRRVPPYPGERIGLIGHYAAADAQAAAAVLAAACAELARRGCTLAVGPMDGSTWRRYRLLTDRGGEPPFFLEPDNPDDWPRQFESQGFTPLARYVSALNGDLRRPWTASPAAEAFSFRPLAPGRIDPELRRLWRVSIRAFSDNFLYTPIGETEFHAMYRRLLPLVRPELVLFAERDGEAAGFCFALPDRLQALRGEAVDTVIIKTVAVLPEWRGRGLGSALIARAGAAALRLGMRRSIHALMHEDNPSRKIGSGLLRDFRRYTLYGRRL; this is translated from the coding sequence GTGACCCTCACCCTGGCCAGCCTCCGTGACGCCGACCTGGCGCGGTTCTGTTCCCTGTCCGCGCCCGACGGGCCCGATCCCGGGCAGGTCCGCAGCCATGGGCCCGACGCCCTGATCCTGGCCGCCGGCGCGGGGGCGCCGGACGCCCGCGCCTCCCTGTGGTGGCGTCGCGTGCCGCCGTATCCCGGCGAGCGGATCGGGCTCATCGGCCACTACGCCGCGGCCGATGCGCAGGCCGCGGCGGCCGTCCTCGCCGCCGCCTGCGCCGAGCTCGCCCGCCGCGGCTGCACCCTGGCGGTGGGCCCCATGGATGGCAGCACCTGGCGGCGCTACCGCCTGCTCACCGATCGCGGCGGGGAGCCGCCCTTCTTCCTGGAGCCCGACAACCCGGACGACTGGCCGCGGCAGTTCGAGAGCCAGGGCTTCACCCCCCTGGCCCGCTACGTCTCCGCCCTGAACGGGGATCTCCGCCGGCCGTGGACGGCGTCCCCGGCCGCGGAGGCGTTCTCCTTCCGGCCGCTCGCGCCCGGGCGCATCGACCCGGAGCTGCGCCGGCTGTGGCGGGTGTCGATCCGCGCCTTCAGCGACAATTTTCTCTACACCCCCATCGGGGAGACGGAGTTCCACGCCATGTACCGGCGGCTGCTGCCGCTGGTGCGGCCCGAGCTGGTGCTGTTCGCGGAGCGCGACGGCGAGGCGGCCGGTTTCTGCTTCGCGCTCCCCGACCGGCTGCAGGCCCTGCGCGGCGAAGCGGTGGACACCGTCATCATCAAGACCGTGGCGGTGCTGCCCGAGTGGCGGGGTCGGGGTCTGGGGAGCGCGCTGATCGCCCGGGCCGGCGCGGCCGCGCTGCGGCTCGGCATGCGCCGGAGCATCCATGCGCTGATGCACGAGGACAACCCGTCCCGGAAAATCGGGAGCGGCCTGCTGCGGGACTTCCGCCGCTACACCCTCTACGGGAGGCGGCTGTGA